Proteins from a single region of Streptomyces spinoverrucosus:
- a CDS encoding DinB family protein: protein MTATDAKADLHFYLQGARDALLWKLEGLSEYDIRRPMTPTGTNLLGLVKHTASVELGYLGDTFGRPSGEPLPWVDEGAEMNADMWATADESREFVVELYRRAWAHSDATIDALALDTVGRVAWWPDGKNEVTLHHAVVRVIADTQRHAGHADILRELIDGAVGMREDNPAMPSGDSAWWEDYRGRLERAAREADGGA, encoded by the coding sequence ATGACAGCAACGGATGCCAAAGCCGACCTCCACTTCTACCTGCAAGGTGCCCGCGATGCCCTGCTGTGGAAGCTGGAGGGGCTCTCCGAGTACGACATACGCCGTCCCATGACGCCGACCGGTACCAACCTCCTGGGGCTGGTGAAACACACGGCCAGTGTGGAGTTGGGGTACCTCGGCGACACCTTCGGGCGGCCGTCCGGTGAGCCGCTGCCGTGGGTCGACGAGGGGGCCGAGATGAACGCGGACATGTGGGCCACCGCCGACGAGTCCCGTGAGTTCGTCGTGGAGCTCTACCGCCGGGCGTGGGCGCACTCGGACGCGACGATCGACGCGCTGGCGCTGGACACCGTCGGCAGGGTGGCGTGGTGGCCGGACGGCAAGAACGAGGTGACGTTGCATCACGCCGTGGTGCGTGTGATCGCCGACACTCAGCGGCACGCCGGGCACGCCGACATCCTCCGGGAGCTCATCGACGGTGCCGTGGGGATGAGGGAGGACAACCCCGCCATGCCGTCGGGCGACTCGGCGTGGTGGGAGGACTACCGCGGCAGGCTGGAGCGCGCGGCCCGGGAGGCCGACGGGGGCGCGTGA
- a CDS encoding GMC oxidoreductase, whose product MFSALHPHSRGSVRLAGADPATPPLIDPNYYGDDRDMATMLTALDRARLLGNSPAFDFWRDKEALPGPEVHTESELRDYLRRDTDAYHHAVGACRMGTGPMAVVDPRLRVHGIDGLRVADASVMPTIPGANTNATVYAIAERAADLLRTRA is encoded by the coding sequence GTGTTCTCGGCGCTGCACCCCCACAGCCGGGGCTCGGTCCGGCTGGCCGGCGCCGACCCCGCGACCCCACCGCTGATCGACCCGAACTACTACGGCGACGACCGCGACATGGCCACGATGCTCACCGCACTCGACAGGGCCCGCCTGCTCGGCAACTCGCCGGCATTCGACTTCTGGCGCGACAAGGAGGCGCTCCCCGGACCCGAGGTGCACACCGAGAGCGAGCTGCGTGACTATCTGCGCCGTGACACCGACGCGTACCACCACGCGGTGGGCGCCTGCCGGATGGGTACCGGCCCGATGGCGGTCGTCGACCCCCGGCTACGCGTACACGGCATCGACGGTCTGCGCGTCGCGGACGCCTCCGTCATGCCCACCATCCCCGGCGCCAACACCAACGCCACGGTCTACGCGATCGCCGAGCGAGCGGCAGACCTGCTGCGCACCCGTGCGTAG
- a CDS encoding TetR/AcrR family transcriptional regulator: MNLVFASHTGATPRSAPKILSAARDILTARGYPALTIEAVAAEAGVGKTTIYRWWPSKEALVADALAQAFRGDDIPDLGDTRAELRRAVDMTIDNYANKDVAVTLPALAADLFPNTELMARFREAFLLRKRHKIAVALRRGIQRGDLPADLDTDLLQDVWAGTILYRRLMIDSPLDDNLAESLVQLALTSSPALTKPAHTGTPEA; this comes from the coding sequence ATGAATCTTGTATTCGCCTCCCACACAGGAGCCACCCCCCGCTCCGCCCCCAAAATCCTCAGCGCAGCGCGGGACATCCTCACCGCACGCGGCTACCCGGCCCTCACCATCGAGGCCGTCGCAGCAGAAGCCGGCGTCGGCAAAACGACCATCTACCGCTGGTGGCCCAGCAAAGAAGCACTGGTCGCCGACGCACTCGCACAAGCCTTCCGCGGCGACGACATCCCCGACCTCGGCGACACCCGCGCCGAACTACGCCGAGCCGTCGACATGACCATCGACAACTACGCCAACAAGGACGTGGCCGTCACCCTGCCCGCACTCGCCGCGGACCTCTTCCCCAACACCGAACTCATGGCCCGCTTCCGAGAAGCCTTCCTCCTGCGCAAACGCCACAAGATCGCCGTCGCCCTGCGCCGCGGCATCCAACGCGGCGACCTCCCCGCCGACCTCGACACCGACCTCCTCCAGGACGTCTGGGCCGGCACCATCCTCTACCGCCGCCTCATGATCGACTCCCCCCTCGACGACAACCTCGCCGAAAGCCTCGTCCAACTCGCCCTCACCTCCTCCCCCGCCCTCACCAAGCCTGCTCACACGGGAACGCCGGAAGCCTGA
- a CDS encoding acetoacetate decarboxylase family protein, which yields MKGYTVPLSPRGEANLAPAPPWHYAGTVVGVEFFTDPAAAEAALPDGLTPDPETSGRGVAMFIDWQYAASGDDYLDPVRSQYREFLVTLNARWNDTAVAWCPYIYVDNDAALARGWVQGFPKKLGSVHQTRAYAVQTPATPLLAPGGRFGATASAAGQRIAEAQVTLEQPVEDPATFFGRPLVNLRHFPQLAAGKHDQPAVHELVMSVLDDVRLADAWVGSGELSFLPARGEELADLPVRRTGKGFRLDLGYTVDDLKTLTDPTE from the coding sequence ATGAAGGGCTACACCGTCCCCCTGTCCCCCCGCGGCGAGGCCAACCTGGCCCCCGCCCCGCCCTGGCACTACGCCGGCACCGTCGTCGGCGTGGAGTTCTTCACCGACCCGGCCGCCGCCGAGGCCGCCCTCCCCGACGGCCTGACCCCCGACCCGGAGACCTCCGGACGCGGCGTGGCCATGTTCATCGACTGGCAGTACGCCGCCTCCGGCGACGACTACCTCGACCCGGTGCGCAGCCAGTACCGCGAGTTCCTGGTCACCCTCAACGCCCGCTGGAACGACACCGCGGTGGCCTGGTGCCCCTACATCTACGTCGACAACGACGCGGCGCTGGCCCGCGGCTGGGTCCAGGGCTTCCCCAAGAAGCTCGGCAGCGTCCACCAGACCCGCGCCTACGCCGTGCAGACCCCCGCCACCCCGCTGCTCGCCCCCGGCGGACGGTTCGGCGCCACCGCCTCCGCCGCCGGGCAGCGCATCGCCGAGGCCCAGGTCACCCTGGAACAGCCCGTCGAGGACCCGGCCACGTTCTTCGGCCGCCCGCTGGTCAACCTCCGCCACTTCCCCCAGCTCGCCGCGGGCAAGCACGACCAGCCGGCCGTCCACGAACTGGTGATGTCGGTCCTGGACGACGTACGACTTGCCGACGCCTGGGTCGGCTCGGGCGAGCTGTCCTTCCTCCCCGCCCGCGGTGAGGAACTGGCCGACCTGCCGGTCCGGCGCACCGGCAAGGGCTTCCGCCTCGACCTCGGCTACACGGTCGACGACCTCAAGACCCTCACCGACCCCACCGAGTGA
- a CDS encoding alpha-hydroxy-acid oxidizing protein: MAFADYQNEIYLDGLRGVVPGLPMISDELKPLAEAAMPPAVRSYVTGGAGDEHTQRANVRAFEQWGLVPRMMVSPTERDLSVDLFGMRLPTPVFMAPVGVVGLCAQDGHGDLATARAAARTGVPMVASTLTVDPMEEVAAEFGDTPGFFQLYTPTDREVAESLVHRAEAAGFKGIVVTLDTWITGWRPRDLGVSNFPQLRGHCLANYTSDPVFRSRLAKAPEDDPAAAVLHWARTFGNPLTWDDLPWLRSITDLPLILKGICHPDDVRRAKDGGVDGVYCSNHGGRQANGGLPALHALPEVVEAADGLPVLFDSGVRTGADVIKALALGATAVGVGRPYLYGLALAGTDGVVHVLRSLLAEADLLMAVDGYPTLADLTPDTLRRLN; this comes from the coding sequence GTGGCTTTCGCCGACTACCAGAACGAGATCTACCTCGACGGGCTGCGCGGGGTGGTACCGGGCCTGCCCATGATCTCCGACGAACTGAAGCCGCTGGCGGAGGCGGCGATGCCGCCCGCGGTGCGCTCCTACGTGACCGGCGGCGCCGGCGACGAGCACACCCAGCGGGCCAACGTCAGGGCGTTCGAACAGTGGGGTCTCGTCCCCCGCATGATGGTCAGCCCCACCGAACGCGACCTGTCCGTCGACCTGTTCGGGATGCGCCTGCCCACGCCGGTGTTCATGGCTCCGGTCGGGGTGGTCGGTCTGTGCGCACAGGACGGTCACGGTGACCTCGCCACCGCCCGTGCCGCCGCCCGCACCGGCGTGCCGATGGTGGCCTCCACCCTGACCGTCGATCCGATGGAGGAGGTCGCCGCCGAGTTCGGGGACACGCCGGGCTTCTTCCAGCTCTACACCCCCACCGACCGGGAGGTGGCCGAGAGCCTGGTCCACCGGGCCGAGGCCGCGGGCTTCAAAGGCATCGTGGTCACCCTCGACACCTGGATCACCGGCTGGCGGCCCCGGGACCTGGGGGTCAGCAACTTCCCCCAACTGCGCGGCCACTGCCTGGCCAACTACACCAGCGACCCGGTCTTCCGCTCGCGGCTCGCCAAGGCTCCCGAGGACGACCCGGCCGCGGCGGTGCTGCACTGGGCGAGGACCTTCGGCAACCCTCTCACCTGGGACGACCTGCCCTGGCTGCGGTCGATCACCGACCTGCCGCTGATCCTCAAGGGCATCTGCCACCCCGACGACGTCCGTCGCGCCAAGGACGGCGGCGTGGACGGCGTCTACTGCTCCAACCACGGCGGCCGACAGGCCAACGGCGGCCTGCCCGCGCTCCACGCCCTACCGGAGGTGGTGGAGGCCGCCGACGGTCTGCCCGTCCTGTTCGACTCGGGCGTCCGCACCGGAGCGGACGTCATCAAGGCCCTCGCCCTGGGCGCCACCGCGGTCGGCGTCGGCCGCCCCTATCTCTACGGCCTGGCTCTGGCCGGCACGGACGGCGTCGTCCACGTCCTGCGTTCGCTGCTGGCCGAGGCCGACCTGCTCATGGCCGTCGACGGCTACCCCACCCTCGCCGACCTCACCCCCGACACCCTCCGCCGCCTCAACTGA
- a CDS encoding TetR/AcrR family transcriptional regulator, producing the protein MSTASEYTDPRVTRTIAALQRAVVELASRQPASRITVAELAARAGVTRATFYNRYSTPLDPLVAALYADLETGHRLEDRRRAEGYPGPELLRLAITEVADHVERFTSVYRHALDDPADRGVYDALVRHFNDYALAFLARADSACVPDADHEVMAQFLAHGFAGAIRAWLRDPAATKDDLVDAAVACAPAWWADAGVSEDG; encoded by the coding sequence GTGAGTACCGCGAGCGAATACACCGACCCCCGCGTCACGCGGACGATCGCTGCCTTGCAACGGGCCGTTGTGGAGCTCGCCTCGCGGCAACCGGCCTCCCGGATCACCGTCGCGGAACTGGCCGCGCGCGCCGGGGTCACCCGGGCGACTTTCTACAACCGCTACAGCACCCCCCTCGATCCCCTCGTCGCGGCCCTCTACGCAGACCTGGAGACCGGCCACCGGCTGGAAGACCGGCGCCGCGCCGAGGGATACCCGGGCCCGGAGCTGCTGCGGCTGGCCATTACAGAGGTCGCCGACCATGTCGAACGGTTCACGAGCGTCTACCGGCACGCCCTCGACGATCCGGCGGACCGCGGCGTCTACGACGCGTTGGTCCGCCACTTCAACGACTACGCCCTCGCCTTCCTCGCCCGCGCCGACAGCGCCTGCGTCCCGGACGCCGACCACGAGGTGATGGCCCAGTTCCTCGCCCACGGCTTCGCCGGAGCGATCAGGGCCTGGCTCCGTGACCCGGCCGCCACCAAGGACGACCTGGTCGACGCCGCCGTGGCATGCGCCCCTGCCTGGTGGGCGGACGCAGGCGTCTCCGAGGACGGTTGA
- the mdlC gene encoding benzoylformate decarboxylase produces MTEQSTVRSVTYDLLRRLELTTVFGNPGSTEETFLQDFPEDFTYVLALQEASVIAMADSFAQVTGRPALINLHSSAGVGNAMGNLVAAYHGNTPLIITSGQQHRELVIGDPYLGNREATEMPKPWVKWSYEPLRAEDVPEAFMRAYATALQPPTGPVYLSIPMDDWKRPLPGFTRVRTLSDRMAPDTGRLRTFAERISASRSPALVFGPEVDRAGGWDGAVALAEKLRAAVYGAPLLDRASFPEDHPLFGGPLGMSVKSISDRLTGHDLVVVIGAEVFRYYPYVPGDYLPEGTELLQITGNPDVAAAARMGDSLLGDPKLAIELLLDMVAEGSARTAPQPMPRPRVLPQEPNSPLTPPEVYATLSKVRPPDAVIVNESTSTMAQQIEWLPTTRSGSFFATASGGIGWGTPAAVGVALGDRDRGVQRPVIGLIGDGSLQYSVQALYTAAQHNLPIVYVVMHNHEYSILKSFAVLEETPGVPGLDLPGLDIASVARGFGCRAVDVKTTEDLEREFKSALTANTTTVIVVTTQTQKAML; encoded by the coding sequence ATGACTGAGCAATCCACCGTCCGCAGCGTCACCTACGACCTGCTGCGCAGGCTCGAACTCACCACCGTCTTCGGCAACCCCGGCTCCACCGAGGAGACGTTCCTCCAGGACTTCCCCGAGGACTTCACCTACGTCCTGGCGCTGCAGGAAGCGTCCGTCATCGCGATGGCCGACTCCTTCGCCCAGGTCACCGGCCGCCCCGCTCTGATCAACCTGCACTCCTCGGCCGGGGTGGGCAACGCGATGGGCAACCTGGTGGCGGCCTACCACGGAAACACGCCTCTGATCATCACCTCCGGCCAGCAGCACCGGGAGCTGGTGATCGGGGATCCGTATCTCGGCAACCGCGAGGCCACCGAGATGCCGAAGCCGTGGGTGAAATGGTCCTACGAGCCCCTCCGCGCCGAAGACGTCCCCGAGGCCTTCATGCGCGCCTACGCGACGGCGCTGCAGCCGCCGACGGGACCGGTCTACCTGTCGATCCCCATGGACGACTGGAAGCGTCCCCTGCCGGGCTTCACCCGAGTGCGCACGCTGAGCGACCGAATGGCTCCCGACACGGGGCGGCTGCGCACCTTCGCCGAGCGCATCTCCGCCAGCCGCAGTCCCGCACTGGTCTTCGGACCCGAGGTCGACCGCGCGGGCGGCTGGGACGGGGCCGTCGCCCTCGCGGAGAAGCTGCGCGCGGCCGTCTACGGGGCCCCGCTGCTGGACCGCGCCTCCTTCCCCGAGGACCACCCCCTCTTCGGCGGCCCGCTGGGCATGTCGGTGAAGTCCATCAGCGACCGGCTGACCGGGCACGACCTGGTGGTCGTGATCGGCGCCGAGGTGTTCCGCTACTACCCCTACGTGCCCGGCGACTACCTCCCCGAAGGCACCGAGCTGCTGCAGATCACCGGCAATCCCGACGTCGCCGCCGCGGCGAGGATGGGCGACAGCCTGCTCGGTGACCCCAAGCTGGCGATCGAGCTGCTCCTGGACATGGTCGCCGAGGGATCCGCGAGGACCGCTCCGCAGCCGATGCCGCGCCCCCGCGTGCTGCCGCAGGAGCCGAACAGCCCGCTTACCCCGCCCGAGGTGTACGCCACCCTGAGCAAGGTCCGGCCGCCGGACGCGGTCATCGTCAACGAGTCGACGTCGACGATGGCGCAGCAGATCGAGTGGCTTCCCACGACACGGTCCGGATCGTTCTTCGCCACGGCCAGCGGCGGCATCGGCTGGGGCACCCCGGCCGCCGTGGGCGTCGCGCTCGGCGACCGGGACCGGGGCGTGCAGCGGCCGGTGATCGGTCTGATCGGCGACGGGTCCCTCCAGTACTCCGTACAGGCCCTCTACACGGCGGCCCAGCACAACCTCCCGATCGTCTACGTGGTCATGCACAACCACGAGTACTCGATCCTGAAGTCGTTCGCCGTACTGGAGGAGACCCCGGGCGTCCCCGGACTTGACCTGCCCGGACTCGACATCGCCTCCGTGGCCCGCGGCTTCGGATGCCGGGCCGTCGACGTCAAGACCACCGAGGATCTGGAGCGGGAGTTCAAGTCGGCCCTGACCGCGAACACCACCACCGTCATCGTCGTCACCACACAAACCCAGAAAGCCATGCTGTAG